One Gordonia pseudamarae genomic window, CCGGATCACCGGGATACATCTCACCCAGTTCGAGAAGCGTCCGCAGTTCGTCGGTGAATGTGTCAGCACCCGACTCGAGCACGGCGACAGCGCCTTCGAGAACCGCCGTCACCAATGTGGTGATCGCCTTGTCCGGCAAGGTCAACCAGGTGGTGAACAACGCGCGCAGGCCGTCTCGATCTGCTTGTCCGGCCAGCAACCCCAGGTACGGGTCGAGTGCGGGCACCTGCAACTCGCGGAACAGCTCGACGGTCCGGGTGGGCGGACGGAAACCCGCCAGTGCGTCGAACTGCGTCACCGCGACGACGAGTTCGGGTTTGTGCCATGGATCGCGGTAGTTGCGCTCGGGCGCGTCCAGCGCGAGCCCCAGTGCGTTCTCCCGGGCAAAACCCTCGTCGGCCTGCGCCAGGGTCGGGTGTGCCTGCAGCGACAGCGGCTCCTCGGCGGCGAGGATCTTGAGCAGGAACGGCAGCCGCTCACCGAATCTGCCGAGCACGGCCGCACCCAGCTCATGCGCCGGATCCTCCCGGATCACCGACAGCAGGTTACTGTCGGACGAATTCTGTTCGACGGCGGTATCTCTCACACACTGCGCGGGTGCGGCCGGGTGCGCTCCAAACCACAGTTCGGCCTCCGGATGTGCCGAGGGGGTTGGCCGGCCCTGCAACGATGCGATGGCTGTCCGCGACCCCCACGCATACGGGCGGACCACCCCTTCCAGTAGTTCCATTCAGCTTCCCCTGATCAGCCGCAGATACACCGCGGCCATGTCCACACGCAGCAACGCCAACAACAACGCCTCCAGATCGGCGGGAAGATCGCCGCCCGCATCACTCGGTGAATCGGGATAGATCGGCCGATCTTCCTGCCCGACCAGAGACCCGGCGACCGGAAAAGCAGCGGGGGCGGCGTCGGCGGGCGTGGATCCGACGACCAACACCGCGTCTCCGAGTGCG contains:
- the manA gene encoding mannose-6-phosphate isomerase, class I: MELLEGVVRPYAWGSRTAIASLQGRPTPSAHPEAELWFGAHPAAPAQCVRDTAVEQNSSDSNLLSVIREDPAHELGAAVLGRFGERLPFLLKILAAEEPLSLQAHPTLAQADEGFARENALGLALDAPERNYRDPWHKPELVVAVTQFDALAGFRPPTRTVELFRELQVPALDPYLGLLAGQADRDGLRALFTTWLTLPDKAITTLVTAVLEGAVAVLESGADTFTDELRTLLELGEMYPGDPGVLASLLLNRVRLNPGESLYLPAGSLHAYLHGTAVEIMANSDNVLRGGLTPKHIDVPELLRVLDFTPTSDDELLPTVRTLGAERIYLTPAAEFRLSRIELDGTGLLLSQSISFDMPGPQMLAVLGGTIEVRAATGDTVSVAAGSALWLADGDPDVVVRASSSRATFVRVLVPVSQVAAPGQVPAVPGSAGAGPDAPE